From Thunnus albacares chromosome 22, fThuAlb1.1, whole genome shotgun sequence, the proteins below share one genomic window:
- the LOC122973511 gene encoding potential E3 ubiquitin-protein ligase ariadne-2-like translates to MGSEQTKNKPDATDLKSDLTSEEKKTKKETEKCYDPEDSTLRFIDREDEMDFLCNDYTSRRALMSCGHAVTPMSLTDGCRHFLDQGESRFKCGQTRCNVEWSYEEVRKMALLTPEEMKEFEKKMINNSKDAKSCPGCKSRVMRADLNDLSVLCSVCTADKKKVYRFCCQCSREWKGPFPRSDRCENDDCINQLLETLRTCPEIIFEEVEDVTGCPSIRACPTCGQLVEHSKTKCKNIVCPRCKVEFCFVCLKLTEECLKSSSYCLPCSSGVASRQTSIPVWKRK, encoded by the exons ATGGGCTcagaacagacaaaaaacaaacctgatgCTACCGATCTAAAGAGTGATTTAACATCCGAggagaagaagacgaagaaggAGACGGAGAAGTGTTATGATCCTGAAGACTCAACACTTAGATTTATTGATCGGGAGGATGAAATGGATT TTTTGTGCAATGACTACACGTCTCGCAGAGCGCTGATGTCATGTGGTCATGCTGTCACTCCGATGTCTCTCACCGACGGTTGTCGCCACTTCTTGGATCAG GGTGAGAGCAGATTTAAATGTGGTCAAACTCGCTGCAATGTTGAGTGGTCCTACGAGGAGGTTCGTAAAATGGCTCTTCTGACCCCTGAAGAAATGAAggagtttgaaaagaaaatgatcaacaaTTCAAAGGATGCCAAATCA TGTCCTGGCTGCAAGTCTCGTGTGATGAGAGCTGACCTGAATGATCTGAGTGTCCTCTGCTCAGTTTGCACAGCTGACAAAAAGAAGGTCTACAGATTCTGCTGTCAGTGCTCGAGGGAATGGAAAGGTCCATTTCCACGTTCAGACCGCTGTGAAAATGATGACTGCATCAATCAACTACTTGAAACACTGAGAACTTGTCCAGAGATCATCTTTGAGGAAGTAGAGGATGTCACTGGTTGTCCCTCCATCCGTGCCTGTCCCACCTGTGGCCAACTGGTGGAGCATAGcaaaactaaatgtaaaaacattgtcTGTCCCCGATGTAAGGTGGAGTtctgctttgtgtgtctgaagCTCACTGAAGAGTGTTTGAAATCAAGTTCATATTGCCTACCATGCTCCAGTGGTGTCGCCTCCAGACAAACCTCTATACCTGTGTGGAAGAGGAAATAA